In Paenibacillus phoenicis, one genomic interval encodes:
- the tilS gene encoding tRNA lysidine(34) synthetase TilS — protein sequence MKETTLYRLTEQVRRFGRQEQLWLPGDVIVVAVSGGVDSTVLLHIMKEIAGDKALGLQLICAHLHHGLRGDEADRDAEFVRELAERLGIPFELGYADVRAYMKETGQSLELAAREKRYEYLHQVAERYGASSIALAHHADDQAETVLMRLLRGSGPSGLAGMRPKRREKNVELIRPLLRIYKTDLLQACRESGLAYVEDSSNLDKEMTRNSIRLDVLPFLGQYNGQLPESLNRLAVLTAAEDDYLHQEAMRLYAELVRTEDGILSFEAPLFSGLHVALQRRLIKLILNYLPLSTEDRDFVKVEAIRQGTIQDRPTTWSLDLGGGVKCVREYDRIRFIPPAVESRIPHYTYLVEQFPAEVPIEGLSQSLRITRYGAGRELHVKAEGNNEAKFDADELVYPLTVRSRLPGDVMKVMGLNGSKKVKDIFIDAKIPPSLRSRIPMVTDAAGRILWIPGVRRSAVAAVNPRTTTVVHMVLTPRPDPGRTP from the coding sequence ATGAAAGAAACCACACTGTACCGATTAACGGAGCAGGTTCGCCGTTTTGGCAGGCAGGAACAGTTATGGTTGCCCGGAGATGTTATCGTTGTGGCGGTGTCCGGCGGGGTCGATTCTACGGTGCTGCTGCATATAATGAAGGAAATCGCCGGGGACAAGGCGCTGGGACTCCAACTGATCTGCGCGCACCTGCATCACGGCTTACGCGGCGACGAGGCGGATCGGGATGCGGAATTTGTCCGTGAGCTCGCCGAGCGGCTTGGTATCCCCTTTGAATTGGGGTACGCGGATGTGCGTGCTTATATGAAGGAAACGGGGCAAAGCCTGGAGCTGGCGGCTCGGGAGAAGCGGTACGAATATTTGCATCAGGTGGCCGAGCGTTATGGGGCATCGTCCATCGCGCTTGCCCATCATGCCGATGACCAGGCCGAGACGGTGCTGATGCGGCTGCTGCGGGGCAGCGGGCCCTCCGGATTAGCCGGAATGCGACCCAAACGCCGCGAAAAAAATGTGGAACTTATCCGCCCCTTGCTCCGTATATACAAGACGGATTTGCTCCAGGCGTGCCGCGAATCCGGGCTGGCTTACGTCGAAGACAGCAGCAACCTGGATAAAGAGATGACGCGAAATTCGATTCGGCTGGATGTGTTGCCATTTTTAGGGCAATATAATGGTCAGTTGCCGGAATCGCTGAACCGGTTGGCGGTGCTGACTGCAGCAGAAGACGATTACCTGCATCAGGAAGCGATGAGGTTGTACGCTGAGCTTGTGCGGACGGAGGACGGGATTCTCTCGTTTGAAGCCCCTCTTTTCTCCGGTTTACATGTTGCTTTACAACGGAGGTTGATTAAACTAATATTAAATTATCTGCCTTTAAGTACGGAGGATCGCGATTTTGTCAAGGTCGAGGCAATTCGTCAAGGGACGATTCAAGATCGGCCCACGACGTGGAGCTTAGATCTCGGCGGCGGCGTCAAGTGCGTACGCGAATATGACAGGATACGCTTTATCCCCCCGGCAGTAGAAAGTCGGATTCCTCATTATACATATTTGGTGGAACAATTTCCGGCAGAGGTGCCGATCGAGGGCCTGAGCCAGAGCTTGCGAATCACGCGGTATGGCGCCGGCAGGGAGCTTCACGTTAAGGCAGAAGGAAATAACGAAGCGAAATTTGATGCGGATGAGCTGGTCTATCCGCTTACCGTGCGTTCCCGATTACCGGGAGACGTGATGAAAGTTATGGGATTAAACGGCAGCAAAAAGGTAAAAGATATTTTCATCGATGCGAAAATACCGCCATCCCTCCGCTCCCGCATCCCGATGGTCACGGATGCCGCAGGCCGGATCCTGTGGATTCCCGGCGTTCGCCGTTCCGCAGTTGCTGCGGTGAACCCGCGCACGACCACTGTTGTGCATATGGTTCTAACGCCGCGTCCAGATCCGGGGCGCACACCTTGA
- the hpt gene encoding hypoxanthine phosphoribosyltransferase: MLNDIQEILITREQIQEKVAELGKQLSAEYEGRNPLVICILKGAFIFMADLVKEITVPIELDFMAVSSYGAGTRSSGEVKIIKDLDTSVEGRDILIVEDIIDSGLTLSYLIDVLERRKVKSVKIVTLFDKPARRTVDLQADLSGFVLPDAFVVGYGLDYAEKYRNLPFIGVLKPEIYTS; the protein is encoded by the coding sequence TTGCTAAACGATATCCAGGAAATTTTGATTACGCGGGAACAAATTCAAGAGAAGGTTGCTGAGTTGGGCAAACAGCTGAGTGCGGAATACGAAGGGCGTAACCCGCTCGTGATCTGTATCTTGAAAGGCGCTTTTATTTTTATGGCCGATCTGGTGAAGGAAATTACGGTACCGATCGAGCTCGACTTTATGGCTGTCTCCAGTTATGGAGCGGGAACCCGTTCTTCCGGGGAAGTGAAGATCATCAAGGATTTGGATACCTCCGTGGAAGGCCGCGATATCTTGATCGTGGAGGACATTATCGATAGCGGGCTGACGCTCAGCTATTTGATTGATGTGCTTGAACGGCGCAAGGTCAAATCGGTTAAAATCGTTACGCTGTTTGACAAACCGGCGCGGCGTACGGTGGATTTGCAAGCGGACCTGTCAGGGTTCGTTCTTCCGGACGCTTTCGTTGTCGGATACGGTCTGGATTATGCCGAGAAATACCGTAACCTCCCATTCATCGGAGTTCTGAAGCCGGAGATTTACACCAGTTGA
- the ftsH gene encoding ATP-dependent zinc metalloprotease FtsH, which produces MNRFIRNSGFYLILFLVVVGIVQFLNGGQEATVTPKYSDLRQELKDNNVADLTVKFDGYAYLVTGKYKEAVGNDKTKNFSLYVPFDENVVKEIIAYSEQNGFSLEWKKMQGESIWLTFLTSIVPLAIMFILFFFLFNQAQGGGGKVMNFGKSRARLYNEEKKKVTFEDVAGADEEKQELVEVVEFLKDPRKFSAVGARIPKGVLLVGPPGTGKTLLARAVAGEAGVPFFSISGSDFVEMFVGVGASRVRDLFENAKKNAPCIIFIDEIDAVGRQRGAGLGGGHDEREQTLNQLLVEMDGFSGNEGIIIIAATNRADILDPALLRPGRFDRQITVDRPDVKGREAVLKVHARNKPLTKDVKLDVIAKRTTGFTGADLENLLNEAALLAARRNRKDISMTEVDEAIDRVIVGTEKRSRVISDREKRIVAYHEAGHTIVGYFLEHADMVHKVTIIPRGRAGGYVIMLPKEDRMLATKNELLDRVTGLLGGRVSEELFIGEIGTGAYSDFQQATNIVRSMIIEYGMSEKLGPMQFGTSQGQVFLGRDIGHEQNYSDQIAYEIDQEMQRFINECYERCKQLLTEHAKEVHLIAETLLEVETLELEQIKSLIETGTLDGLKKDGQDGGSGSSEPGEPSIDSVGDVRVRIQGKTEDSAPAAPVGDIPNDVPGGTASDRTNDPVVDAPQGTVSDTPGQADSADEGKDPNNGGSTPTV; this is translated from the coding sequence ATGAATCGGTTCATCCGGAATTCTGGTTTTTATTTAATACTTTTCTTAGTCGTGGTGGGCATCGTCCAATTCCTCAATGGCGGACAAGAAGCAACCGTCACCCCTAAGTATTCGGACTTACGTCAGGAACTGAAGGATAATAATGTTGCTGATCTAACCGTTAAATTTGACGGTTACGCTTATCTGGTAACCGGTAAGTATAAGGAAGCTGTCGGAAACGACAAGACGAAGAATTTCTCTTTGTATGTGCCTTTTGACGAGAATGTCGTTAAAGAGATCATCGCATACAGCGAACAGAACGGTTTTAGTTTAGAATGGAAGAAGATGCAGGGCGAAAGCATCTGGCTCACCTTCCTAACTTCGATCGTTCCGCTGGCGATCATGTTCATTCTGTTCTTCTTCTTGTTTAATCAAGCGCAGGGCGGCGGCGGCAAAGTGATGAACTTCGGCAAGAGCCGGGCGCGCCTCTATAATGAAGAGAAGAAGAAAGTTACGTTTGAGGATGTCGCAGGTGCCGATGAAGAGAAGCAGGAGCTTGTCGAAGTCGTTGAGTTTCTGAAAGATCCGCGGAAGTTCTCGGCCGTGGGGGCAAGAATTCCGAAAGGCGTTCTGCTTGTAGGCCCTCCGGGTACCGGTAAAACCTTGCTTGCCCGCGCTGTTGCCGGTGAAGCAGGGGTTCCGTTCTTCAGCATTTCCGGTTCTGACTTCGTGGAAATGTTCGTTGGGGTCGGCGCTTCCCGCGTGCGGGATTTGTTCGAGAACGCGAAGAAGAATGCGCCTTGTATCATCTTTATCGATGAAATTGACGCCGTAGGTCGTCAGCGGGGCGCTGGACTTGGCGGCGGTCATGATGAACGCGAACAAACGCTTAACCAATTGCTCGTAGAAATGGACGGCTTCAGCGGCAACGAGGGCATTATCATCATCGCTGCGACGAACCGTGCAGATATTCTGGACCCAGCCTTGCTGCGTCCGGGACGTTTTGACCGTCAAATCACGGTGGACCGTCCGGATGTGAAGGGCCGCGAAGCGGTCTTGAAAGTGCATGCGCGCAACAAGCCGCTGACTAAAGACGTCAAGTTGGACGTGATCGCGAAGCGTACGACGGGCTTTACCGGCGCTGACCTGGAGAACCTGCTGAACGAAGCGGCCCTCCTGGCAGCACGGCGGAACCGCAAAGATATTTCCATGACGGAAGTAGACGAAGCGATCGACCGCGTTATTGTCGGTACTGAGAAACGCAGCCGCGTTATCAGCGACCGCGAGAAGCGCATCGTGGCTTACCACGAAGCGGGCCATACGATTGTGGGTTACTTCTTGGAGCATGCCGACATGGTGCACAAGGTAACGATCATTCCACGCGGCCGCGCCGGCGGGTATGTCATTATGTTACCGAAGGAAGACCGTATGCTGGCCACGAAGAACGAGCTGCTGGATCGGGTAACCGGTCTGCTTGGCGGCCGCGTATCCGAGGAGCTGTTTATCGGCGAGATCGGAACCGGCGCATACAGCGACTTCCAGCAAGCGACCAACATCGTGCGCAGCATGATCATTGAATACGGGATGAGCGAGAAGCTCGGTCCGATGCAGTTCGGCACATCGCAAGGCCAAGTGTTCCTGGGCCGCGATATCGGGCACGAGCAGAACTACAGTGATCAAATCGCTTACGAGATCGATCAGGAAATGCAGCGGTTCATCAACGAATGTTATGAACGTTGTAAGCAGCTGCTGACCGAGCACGCCAAGGAAGTTCACCTCATTGCGGAAACGCTGCTTGAAGTGGAAACCTTGGAGCTCGAGCAAATCAAGTCGCTGATCGAAACCGGTACGCTGGACGGCTTGAAGAAAGACGGCCAAGATGGCGGCAGCGGTTCCTCCGAGCCGGGTGAGCCGTCGATCGACAGCGTGGGTGACGTTCGCGTTCGCATTCAAGGCAAAACCGAGGATTCGGCGCCTGCTGCTCCGGTCGGGGATATCCCAAATGACGTTCCGGGCGGCACCGCCAGCGATCGGACGAACGATCCGGTTGTTGACGCACCGCAAGGTACCGTCAGCGATACGCCTGGTCAAGCCGATTCGGCGGACGAAGGCAAGGATCCAAACAATGGTGGCAGCACGCCAACCGTGTAA
- the nadA gene encoding quinolinate synthase NadA: MEALALERKAEMNRELRERLVQLKKERNAIILAHYYQRDEIQEVADFRGDSFLLAQKAASTDADTIVFCGVHFMGESAKILAPNKTVLIPDERAGCPMADMVNVEGLRKLKAQHPNAKVVTYINSSAEIKAETDICCTSSNAVKVINSVDADEIIWVPDKNLGHYVQQHTDKKLIIWEGYCNTHDMLTVKDVVEMKAKYPNAEFVVHPECRPEVVAMGDFVGSTTAIIDYCKNSSAKEFIVGTEDGTGYQLRKDSPDKTFHFATKYLVCPNMKVNNLKKLVKCLETMQPQIYVPPVVADKARLSLERMLQVK; this comes from the coding sequence GTGGAGGCTCTAGCGCTTGAGCGTAAAGCCGAAATGAACCGCGAATTGCGGGAAAGACTGGTTCAGCTCAAGAAAGAACGCAATGCCATCATACTGGCGCATTATTATCAGCGGGATGAAATTCAAGAGGTAGCGGATTTCCGGGGCGATTCTTTTTTGCTCGCTCAGAAGGCCGCTTCGACGGATGCGGATACGATCGTGTTCTGCGGCGTGCATTTCATGGGCGAAAGCGCTAAGATTTTGGCGCCGAACAAGACGGTGCTTATTCCTGACGAACGTGCGGGCTGCCCAATGGCCGATATGGTGAACGTCGAAGGCTTGCGCAAGCTAAAGGCTCAACACCCGAACGCCAAAGTGGTGACCTATATTAACTCTTCCGCAGAAATTAAAGCGGAAACGGACATCTGCTGCACCTCCTCCAATGCGGTGAAGGTAATTAACTCCGTGGATGCGGACGAAATTATCTGGGTGCCGGATAAGAACCTTGGCCATTACGTGCAGCAACATACTGACAAGAAGCTGATTATTTGGGAAGGCTACTGCAACACGCATGATATGCTGACCGTGAAAGACGTCGTTGAGATGAAAGCGAAATATCCCAACGCCGAGTTTGTCGTGCATCCGGAATGCCGTCCGGAAGTGGTGGCGATGGGCGATTTCGTGGGAAGCACCACGGCGATCATCGATTACTGCAAAAATTCCTCCGCGAAGGAGTTTATCGTGGGCACGGAGGATGGAACGGGGTATCAGCTGCGTAAAGACAGCCCGGACAAAACGTTCCATTTTGCCACGAAATATCTGGTATGCCCGAACATGAAAGTCAATAACCTGAAGAAACTGGTGAAATGCCTGGAAACGATGCAACCGCAAATTTACGTACCACCCGTCGTTGCCGACAAAGCCAGATTATCCTTAGAGCGCATGTTACAAGTTAAGTAG
- the nadB gene encoding L-aspartate oxidase — protein MIPQYLVDFEASRLTVVDTDVIVIGSGIAGLFTAIKASEKNRVILVTKKSMLESNTRYAQGGIAAVISEDDSPAYHRQDTLLAGAGLCSSKAVDILVNEGPEGVRELMKLGTAFDLENGELALTKEGAHSHRRILHAHGDATGYEIVRALSEQADAHPNIEVWDNHYVIDLITEENECLGALVQRPDGQRVFLRGNATILCSGGAGQLYRYTTNPEVATGDGVAIAYRAGAVLRDMEFIQFHPTSLCYPGAPRFLISEAVRGEGAVLRNIKGERFMSKYHELLELAPRDIVARAIVSEMEAAGASIVYLDITHEDPEKIKARFPTIYETCLRYGLDLTSDWIPVAPAAHYMMGGVRVNHYGETSVQRLFACGEVSSTGVHGANRLASNSLSEAIVFGRRIIQRIQELPPRTRTGETVAYHGGRMAPAPFSLVERRLDLQKTMVRRIGLRRTAEGLAKGIEELENHKAIFSQALHTRDQWEYANMLTCALLLAKAALAREESRGGHYREDFPERNDAKWRKHLLWQRDQGMLEEISDDV, from the coding sequence GTGATTCCACAATATTTGGTTGATTTTGAGGCAAGCCGATTGACGGTCGTGGATACGGATGTGATTGTGATCGGTTCGGGGATTGCTGGTCTTTTTACCGCTATCAAAGCAAGTGAAAAGAATCGCGTAATCCTAGTCACGAAGAAATCCATGCTGGAAAGCAATACCCGGTATGCGCAGGGCGGGATTGCCGCCGTGATCTCTGAGGACGATTCCCCGGCCTATCACCGTCAGGATACGCTGCTGGCCGGCGCGGGATTATGCTCCTCCAAAGCGGTTGACATTCTCGTAAATGAAGGGCCGGAAGGCGTCAGAGAACTGATGAAGCTGGGCACGGCCTTTGATCTGGAAAACGGGGAGCTGGCTCTGACGAAAGAGGGAGCGCATAGCCATCGCCGCATCTTGCATGCGCATGGGGACGCGACGGGGTATGAGATCGTGCGAGCCCTGTCCGAGCAGGCGGACGCCCATCCTAACATCGAGGTTTGGGACAATCATTATGTGATCGATTTGATTACGGAGGAGAACGAATGCCTGGGGGCGCTTGTGCAGCGGCCTGACGGGCAGCGTGTGTTCTTGCGCGGAAATGCTACGATTTTATGCTCCGGCGGAGCCGGGCAGCTGTACCGCTATACGACCAATCCCGAGGTAGCCACGGGGGACGGTGTTGCTATCGCTTACCGGGCAGGAGCGGTGCTGCGTGATATGGAGTTTATTCAATTTCATCCCACTTCGTTATGTTACCCGGGCGCCCCGCGGTTTCTCATTTCCGAGGCAGTTCGCGGCGAAGGGGCCGTGCTGCGGAATATTAAAGGCGAGCGGTTCATGAGCAAATACCATGAGCTGCTGGAGCTGGCGCCGCGGGATATCGTAGCGCGGGCGATCGTGAGCGAGATGGAAGCGGCGGGGGCAAGTATCGTTTATCTCGATATCACGCATGAAGATCCGGAGAAGATCAAGGCCCGTTTTCCAACGATTTACGAAACCTGCCTGCGTTATGGGCTCGATTTAACAAGTGACTGGATTCCGGTCGCTCCGGCAGCGCATTATATGATGGGAGGCGTTCGCGTCAACCATTATGGCGAGACGAGCGTGCAACGGTTGTTCGCCTGCGGTGAGGTTTCGTCGACCGGCGTACACGGCGCCAATCGGCTCGCCAGCAACTCGTTGTCGGAAGCGATTGTGTTCGGCCGCCGGATTATCCAGCGGATTCAGGAGCTGCCGCCGCGCACTCGAACGGGCGAGACGGTTGCTTACCATGGCGGCCGCATGGCGCCTGCTCCGTTCTCTCTGGTGGAACGCCGCCTCGACCTGCAGAAGACGATGGTGCGCCGCATTGGCCTGCGCCGCACGGCAGAGGGGCTTGCCAAGGGCATCGAGGAGCTGGAGAATCACAAGGCGATTTTTAGTCAGGCGCTGCATACCCGTGACCAATGGGAGTATGCCAATATGTTGACCTGCGCGCTACTGCTGGCCAAAGCGGCGCTGGCCCGCGAGGAGAGCCGGGGCGGACATTACCGCGAGGACTTCCCGGAACGCAATGACGCGAAGTGGCGCAAGCATTTGTTGTGGCAGCGGGATCAAGGAATGTTGGAGGAAATTAGCGATGATGTTTAA
- the nadC gene encoding carboxylating nicotinate-nucleotide diphosphorylase yields MMFNGYHEGLVESIRGWLKEDVGSGDVTTAVTIPAGHESKGIIHAKQGGIVAGMPVAQLVFEIVDPSLTFTPHVKDGERIEKGTILAEVEGSTHSILIGERLALNLLQRLSGIATRTNMFVEALGGLPTRLVDTRKTTPGHRMLEKYAVRTGGGSNHRFGLYDAVMIKDNHIKGAGGITQAVSRARAQIPHTMTIEVETENLEQVEEALQAGADIIMLDNMAPDLMKEAVRRIKAKAPHVTVEASGNVSLETIRGIAESGVDVISVGRLTYSFESLDISLDLNGKKEA; encoded by the coding sequence ATGATGTTTAATGGATATCATGAAGGGCTCGTGGAGTCCATCCGCGGCTGGCTGAAGGAGGACGTAGGCTCCGGGGACGTGACGACCGCCGTCACGATCCCTGCCGGCCATGAATCCAAAGGGATCATTCACGCCAAGCAGGGCGGCATCGTTGCCGGAATGCCGGTGGCTCAGCTCGTCTTTGAGATCGTGGACCCGAGCCTGACGTTTACGCCGCACGTGAAGGACGGCGAACGCATCGAGAAAGGTACGATTCTGGCTGAAGTCGAAGGAAGCACGCATAGCATATTAATCGGGGAGCGGTTAGCGCTGAATTTGCTGCAGCGTCTGTCCGGTATCGCTACGCGGACGAACATGTTCGTCGAGGCGCTTGGCGGCCTGCCAACCCGCTTGGTGGACACGCGCAAGACGACGCCGGGACATCGGATGCTGGAGAAGTATGCTGTCCGCACCGGCGGAGGTTCGAATCACCGCTTCGGGTTGTATGACGCGGTGATGATCAAGGATAATCATATCAAAGGGGCCGGGGGGATCACCCAAGCGGTCAGCCGCGCCCGCGCTCAGATTCCGCACACGATGACCATTGAGGTGGAGACGGAAAACCTGGAGCAGGTCGAGGAAGCGCTGCAAGCTGGAGCGGATATCATTATGCTTGACAACATGGCGCCCGATCTGATGAAGGAAGCGGTGCGCCGAATCAAGGCGAAAGCGCCGCATGTGACGGTGGAAGCGTCGGGCAACGTGTCGCTGGAAACGATCCGCGGCATTGCTGAGAGCGGCGTAGACGTCATTTCCGTGGGACGGTTGACGTATTCTTTTGAAAGCCTGGATATCAGTTTGGACCTGAACGGCAAAAAGGAGGCTTAA
- a CDS encoding type III pantothenate kinase produces MFLVVDVGNTNIVLGIYRGKELLHHFRISTNRQATVDEYGVLIHNLFDMVGIRASEMEGVIISSVVPPLMHVLEELCDKYLHHKPLVVGPGIKTGLNLRYENPREVGADRIVNAVAAIEKYGGPLVVVDFGTATTFDCIDAAGNYLGGAIVPGIGISTEALYQRASKLPRIELEKPKKVIGRNTVHAMQAGIIFGYAGQVDGIVERIAREMGAKPKVIATGGLAELIASETRTIEEVNSQLTLEGLRIIYERNQ; encoded by the coding sequence ATGTTCCTTGTAGTCGATGTAGGCAATACGAATATCGTGCTGGGGATTTACCGGGGCAAGGAATTGCTCCATCATTTCCGCATCAGCACGAACCGTCAAGCCACGGTGGACGAGTACGGCGTATTGATCCATAATCTGTTTGATATGGTGGGCATCCGGGCAAGTGAGATGGAAGGCGTGATCATCTCTTCGGTTGTTCCGCCGTTAATGCACGTGCTGGAAGAGCTGTGCGATAAATATTTGCATCACAAGCCGCTGGTCGTGGGTCCGGGCATCAAAACCGGGCTAAACCTGCGCTACGAAAATCCACGCGAGGTTGGTGCCGACCGGATCGTCAACGCGGTGGCTGCCATCGAGAAATACGGCGGGCCGCTGGTGGTTGTTGACTTCGGCACAGCCACTACGTTTGACTGTATCGATGCTGCGGGCAATTACCTTGGCGGCGCGATTGTGCCGGGGATCGGCATCTCGACCGAAGCGTTGTATCAGCGCGCTTCCAAACTGCCGCGTATCGAGCTGGAGAAGCCGAAGAAGGTGATCGGCCGCAACACGGTGCATGCGATGCAGGCGGGGATTATTTTTGGCTATGCCGGCCAGGTTGATGGCATTGTTGAGCGGATTGCCCGGGAGATGGGCGCGAAACCAAAGGTTATTGCCACCGGAGGGTTAGCCGAGCTGATCGCCAGCGAAACGCGCACCATCGAGGAGGTTAACTCGCAATTGACTTTGGAGGGCCTTCGAATTATTTACGAGCGCAATCAATAA
- the hslO gene encoding Hsp33 family molecular chaperone HslO, with product MDQNNKQDRLIRGIAMGGKVRAFAVRTTQLVEELRRRHDTYPTATAALGRTVTAAAMMGAMLKGEDKLTVQVKGDGPIGQIIADANAKGEVRGYVKNPHVHLPSNSQGKLDVRGAVGTEGFIHVTKDLGLKEPYRGSVPLISGELGEDFTYYFAVSEQTPSAVGLGVLVDVDNSVIVAGGFIIQLLPGLSDSEIDSIEKAIGQLPPVTALLDQGLELDEMLRWIVKDVQVLEEMDIVFSCNCSRERVERTLISLGKQELEELRDEGKKTEVVCDFCNEPYLFTPEEIDQLIAKTEK from the coding sequence ATGGACCAAAACAATAAGCAAGACCGGTTAATCCGCGGGATCGCCATGGGCGGGAAAGTGCGCGCCTTCGCGGTGCGGACGACCCAGCTGGTGGAGGAACTGCGCCGCCGGCATGATACCTATCCGACGGCAACCGCAGCTTTGGGGCGGACGGTGACCGCTGCTGCCATGATGGGTGCGATGCTCAAGGGCGAGGATAAGCTGACCGTTCAGGTGAAGGGCGACGGACCGATCGGACAAATCATTGCCGATGCGAACGCCAAGGGCGAAGTGCGCGGCTACGTCAAGAACCCGCATGTCCATTTGCCAAGCAACAGCCAAGGGAAACTGGACGTGCGCGGGGCAGTCGGCACCGAAGGGTTTATCCATGTCACGAAGGATTTGGGGCTCAAGGAGCCTTATCGCGGGAGCGTACCGCTGATTTCCGGTGAACTGGGCGAGGATTTCACCTATTATTTTGCCGTATCGGAGCAAACTCCATCCGCTGTTGGACTCGGTGTCTTGGTGGACGTGGATAACTCGGTGATCGTGGCCGGCGGCTTTATCATTCAACTGCTGCCAGGCTTAAGCGATTCGGAGATTGATTCGATCGAAAAGGCTATTGGACAGCTTCCGCCGGTTACGGCTTTGCTTGACCAAGGGCTGGAGCTGGACGAAATGCTTCGTTGGATTGTGAAGGATGTGCAGGTTCTGGAGGAGATGGACATCGTATTCTCCTGCAACTGTTCCCGGGAACGGGTTGAACGCACGTTGATCAGCTTGGGCAAGCAGGAGCTGGAGGAGCTGCGGGATGAAGGAAAAAAGACGGAGGTTGTGTGCGATTTCTGCAATGAGCCGTACTTGTTTACGCCGGAGGAAATCGACCAGTTGATCGCCAAAACCGAGAAATAA
- the cysK gene encoding cysteine synthase A, with translation MAKVVNNVTELIGDTPLVRLNRVVPEDSAEIYVKLEYQNPGSSVKDRIAISIVEEAEKAGKLKPGGTIIEATSGNTGIGLAMVAAAKGYKAVIVMPETMSLERRNLLRAYGAELVLTPGAEGMNGAVKKAEELLAANPDYFLADQFRTQANVKIHRETTGPEIVEAIESLDGRLDAFVAGIGTGGTITGAGEVLKKRFPNLKIYAVEPAASPILAGGKPGPHKIQGLGANFIPEILNREIYDEIIHVENEEAFEQARIVARQEGILSGISSGAAVFAALKVAKQLGKGKRVVAVIPSNGERYLSTPLYNFEA, from the coding sequence ATGGCAAAAGTCGTGAACAATGTTACGGAATTGATCGGAGATACGCCGCTGGTCCGTTTGAACCGGGTTGTACCGGAGGACAGCGCCGAAATCTACGTGAAGCTGGAATACCAAAACCCAGGCTCCAGCGTGAAGGACCGGATTGCGATCAGCATTGTAGAAGAAGCAGAAAAAGCCGGCAAGCTGAAACCAGGCGGCACGATTATCGAAGCAACCAGCGGTAACACAGGGATTGGCCTCGCGATGGTGGCGGCAGCCAAAGGCTATAAAGCCGTAATCGTCATGCCGGAAACGATGAGCTTGGAACGCCGCAACTTGCTGCGCGCTTATGGGGCAGAGCTTGTCCTCACGCCGGGGGCTGAAGGTATGAACGGTGCGGTGAAGAAAGCAGAAGAACTGCTGGCCGCTAATCCGGATTACTTCCTAGCAGACCAATTTAGAACTCAGGCGAACGTGAAGATCCACCGCGAGACGACGGGGCCGGAAATCGTTGAAGCCATCGAATCACTGGACGGACGCCTGGATGCATTTGTTGCAGGGATCGGTACAGGCGGTACGATTACCGGTGCAGGCGAAGTATTGAAGAAACGGTTCCCGAATCTGAAAATTTACGCAGTTGAACCGGCAGCATCGCCGATTTTGGCTGGCGGTAAACCAGGTCCTCACAAAATCCAAGGCCTTGGCGCGAACTTCATTCCGGAAATTTTGAACCGTGAAATTTATGATGAAATCATTCATGTCGAGAACGAAGAAGCGTTTGAGCAAGCGCGTATTGTAGCAAGACAAGAAGGGATTCTGTCCGGAATTTCTTCCGGCGCTGCCGTATTTGCTGCATTAAAAGTTGCGAAGCAACTGGGTAAAGGCAAACGTGTCGTTGCCGTCATTCCAAGTAACGGCGAACGCTATCTCAGCACGCCGCTGTACAATTTCGAAGCTTAA